One region of Homalodisca vitripennis isolate AUS2020 unplaced genomic scaffold, UT_GWSS_2.1 ScUCBcl_4858;HRSCAF=11280, whole genome shotgun sequence genomic DNA includes:
- the LOC124373119 gene encoding LOW QUALITY PROTEIN: suppressor of lurcher protein 1-like (The sequence of the model RefSeq protein was modified relative to this genomic sequence to represent the inferred CDS: substituted 1 base at 1 genomic stop codon) → VSASSCDVIINSDSMKNGTVSSPSFPNPYAPRSHCRYDFQGRGKERVQIVFTDFNLYHPTDDSKECESIDSLMAYVLIEGRMEKIDNFCGSMVPKPLMSNGPRLMLEFRGIYSSRYARGFRATYTFTENFGVMTGVQHDALPCAFMFNSTGPQGSPNGTFSSPNFPGFYPRDTECHYFFHGDTNQRVRLHFHYFDVEGFFPDTXCSRCEATSASDYVEFSNFMARDRKYSRHCGQLKDFEIESDRRFFRVTFWSNDRLDGTGFNASYQFIDDVDTAHTVRPTLMTGGSLRHTLQVWWLAWFLVLLR, encoded by the exons GTTTCAGCTTCCAGCTGTGACGTCATCATCAACAGTGACTCAATGAAGAACGGAACTGTCAGTTCGCCCTCGTTTCCCAATCCTTACGCGCCCCGAAGTCACTGTCGCTACGACTTCCAAGGAAGGGGGAAGGAAAGGGTGCAGATCGTTTTCACAGACTTCAACCTCTACCACCCTACTGATGACTCCAAGGA ATGTGAGAGCATAGATTCTCTAATGGCGTACGTACTGATAGAGGGGCGGATGGAGAAGATAGACAACTTCTGTGGCTCCATGGTGCCCAAACCTCTCATGAGCAACGGTCCCAGACTGATGCTGGAGTTCCGGGGTATCTACTCCTCTAGATACGCCCGGGGATTCAGAGCCACCTACACCTTCACTGAGA ACTTCGGTGTCATGACGGGGGTACAGCACGACGCCCTGCCCTGTGCCTTCATGTTCAACAGCACCGGGCCCCAGGGCTCACCCAATGGTACCTTCTCCTCTCCCAACTTCCCTGGGTTCTACCCCCGGGACACCGAGTGCCATTACTTCTTCCACGGCGACACCAACCAGAGGGTGCGTCTTCACTTCCACTACTTCGACGTCGAAGGGTTCTTCC CCGATACATAATGTTCCAGATGTGAAGCGACTTCCGCCAGCGACTACGTGGAGTTCTCCAACTTCATGGCACGCGACCGGAAGTACTCAAGGCACTGCGGACAACTCAAGGACTTCGAGATTGAGTCTGACCGGAGGTTCTTCCGAGTGACGTTCTGGTCTAACGACCGCCTGGACGGTACCGGCTTCAACGCCAGTTATCAGTTCATCGATGACGTGGATACGGCACATACGGTGCGGCCCACACTGATGACGGGAGGTTCCCTCCGCCACACGCTACAGG TCTGGTGGTTGGCGTGGTTCCTGGTGCTTCTCCGCTGA